One window of Actinomycetota bacterium genomic DNA carries:
- a CDS encoding DUF3343 domain-containing protein, translating to MTEPETAVLLFDTTHAAMEAEDAVIDAGFWCDVVPRPPDAMSGLCGLALQVLAANLQEIRGLLTSRGLAFEIYKPEVEAH from the coding sequence GTGACCGAGCCGGAGACGGCCGTCCTTCTCTTTGATACCACCCACGCGGCGATGGAGGCTGAGGACGCCGTCATCGACGCCGGCTTCTGGTGCGATGTCGTGCCGCGGCCTCCGGACGCCATGTCCGGCCTCTGCGGCCTGGCCCTCCAGGTGCTTGCCGCCAACCTCCAGGAAATCAGGGGACTGCTGACGTCACGGGGCCTCGCTTTCGAGATTTATAAGCCCGAGGTGGAGGCCCATTGA
- the pstB gene encoding phosphate ABC transporter ATP-binding protein PstB has product MAGSITTNNLSATFGEVRAIEGISIEIIANKVTALIGPSGCGKSTFLRCLNRMHELVPGAGTTGEVIWDGRNIYAPDVDATDVRRGIGMVFQKPNPFPLMSIADNVSAGLRLAGSKKNKGAIEEAVERSLRLAALWDEVKNKLHKPGGSLSGGQQQRLCIARALAVEPDIILMDEPCSALDPASTQKIEDTMDKLKDNYTIVIVTHNMQQAGRVSDFTGFLLTQESGEPGRLIEYGPTSKIFTMPDHKETENYITGRFG; this is encoded by the coding sequence ATGGCAGGATCGATAACCACAAATAATCTCAGCGCCACCTTCGGCGAAGTCCGGGCGATCGAAGGAATATCCATCGAGATCATCGCCAACAAGGTAACGGCCCTGATCGGGCCTTCCGGCTGCGGCAAGTCCACATTCCTGCGATGCCTCAACCGCATGCACGAACTGGTTCCCGGCGCCGGCACGACCGGTGAAGTCATCTGGGACGGCAGGAACATCTATGCCCCCGATGTCGACGCCACCGATGTCCGGCGTGGCATCGGCATGGTATTCCAGAAACCCAATCCTTTTCCCCTGATGTCCATAGCCGACAATGTCAGCGCCGGCCTTCGGCTGGCGGGTTCGAAGAAGAACAAGGGCGCCATCGAGGAAGCCGTCGAGCGCAGCCTCAGGCTGGCCGCCCTCTGGGACGAGGTCAAGAACAAGCTCCACAAACCCGGCGGCAGCCTCTCCGGAGGTCAGCAGCAGCGGCTCTGCATCGCCCGGGCGCTGGCGGTCGAGCCCGACATCATCCTCATGGATGAGCCCTGTTCGGCGCTCGACCCGGCCTCAACGCAGAAAATTGAAGACACGATGGATAAATTGAAGGATAATTACACCATAGTCATCGTCACCCACAACATGCAGCAGGCGGGCAGGGTCTCCGACTTCACCGGCTTCCTGCTCACCCAGGAATCGGGCGAGCCCGGCCGGCTGATCGAATACGGGCCGACCAGCAAGATCTTCACCATGCCGGACCACAAGGAAACGGAAAACTATATCACCGGGAGGTTCGGATAG
- a CDS encoding SAM-dependent chlorinase/fluorinase, producing the protein MTEQKFITFLSDFGLADDFVGTCHGVIKRITPEADIIDITHGVPRHDVMQGAVILCNALPYLPKSVVLAVVDPGVGGHRKPLALRAADGTLMVGPDNGLLSLAARELGGVETAVELTCSIYSLPEVCKTFEGRDLFAPAAAHLAGGVPLEKLGAAVPAGGLETFHLPKPVFGERTVSATVIYTDRFGNVQLNLSLEELKQTGAAVGDTLEVRCGDEKWKVPFVQSFADVDPENLLVYEDSYRKISFSVNQGNAARVFQITPGNQIILRTMA; encoded by the coding sequence ATGACGGAGCAAAAATTCATCACCTTCCTCAGCGACTTCGGCCTCGCCGACGATTTCGTCGGCACCTGCCACGGGGTCATCAAGAGAATCACCCCGGAAGCTGACATCATCGACATCACCCACGGGGTTCCCCGCCATGACGTCATGCAGGGCGCGGTCATCCTCTGCAATGCCCTCCCCTACCTCCCTAAAAGTGTTGTGCTCGCGGTCGTGGACCCCGGCGTCGGCGGTCACCGCAAGCCGCTGGCGCTCCGCGCCGCCGATGGCACCCTGATGGTCGGCCCGGACAACGGGCTGCTGTCGCTGGCGGCCAGGGAACTGGGCGGGGTCGAGACGGCGGTCGAGCTCACCTGTTCCATCTACAGCCTCCCGGAAGTCTGCAAGACCTTTGAGGGACGGGACCTGTTCGCGCCGGCCGCGGCTCACCTGGCCGGCGGCGTGCCGCTGGAGAAGCTCGGCGCGGCCGTGCCGGCCGGGGGACTCGAGACTTTCCATCTACCCAAGCCTGTCTTCGGGGAGAGGACCGTTTCGGCCACGGTCATATATACCGACCGCTTCGGCAACGTGCAGCTGAACCTTTCCCTCGAGGAACTCAAGCAGACGGGAGCCGCTGTCGGCGACACGCTGGAGGTGCGCTGCGGAGATGAAAAATGGAAGGTTCCCTTCGTCCAGTCTTTCGCGGACGTCGATCCCGAGAACCTGCTTGTCTACGAGGATTCCTACCGCAAGATCTCTTTCTCGGTCAACCAGGGCAATGCCGCGCGGGTCTTTCAGATCACTCCGGGCAACCAGATAATCTTGAGGACAATGGCATGA
- the phoU gene encoding phosphate signaling complex protein PhoU encodes MTRQSFHEGLNQLNHEILRMASLVVEAVDLSTQALLTGDRKLANSVIAGDDDINELSLWIEGQCLALQARQQPVAKDLRLLHVCLLVSLHLERIGDLAVNVAKIAKRMERTEGAEPFLELLRKMSAQALEVLRQGIKAFADRDADLADRLEEIDEPIDEMFKEILERLLHPTEADQEVASSEWATHVALASRYIERIADQVVDMGGRVSFLVTGELDGKYFDRPLAQPDIKNQFGE; translated from the coding sequence ATGACCAGACAATCGTTTCACGAAGGTCTAAATCAACTAAATCACGAGATACTGAGGATGGCCAGCCTCGTCGTCGAGGCGGTCGACCTCTCGACCCAGGCGCTCCTGACCGGCGACCGCAAGCTGGCCAACAGCGTCATCGCCGGCGACGACGACATCAACGAGCTTAGCCTCTGGATCGAAGGGCAGTGCCTGGCGCTGCAGGCCCGCCAGCAGCCGGTCGCCAAGGACCTGAGGCTGCTGCACGTCTGCCTGCTGGTCAGCCTGCACCTCGAGCGCATCGGCGACCTGGCGGTCAACGTCGCCAAGATCGCCAAGCGCATGGAGCGCACCGAGGGCGCGGAGCCTTTCCTGGAACTGCTCAGGAAGATGTCGGCCCAGGCGCTGGAGGTGCTGCGGCAGGGGATCAAGGCGTTCGCCGACCGCGACGCCGATCTGGCCGACAGGCTCGAGGAGATCGACGAGCCCATCGACGAGATGTTCAAGGAGATCCTGGAGCGGCTGCTGCATCCAACTGAGGCCGATCAGGAAGTCGCCTCATCGGAATGGGCGACCCACGTGGCCCTCGCCAGCCGTTACATCGAGCGCATCGCCGACCAGGTCGTCGACATGGGCGGGCGCGTATCGTTCCTGGTGACAGGCGAGCTGGACGGCAAATATTTCGACCGCCCGCTGGCGCAGCCGGATATCAAGAACCAGTTCGGGGAATAA
- the pstC gene encoding phosphate ABC transporter permease subunit PstC produces MSFINNQRDKFRRAPLPARERLGDTLFRIIAFLAAATIVLIIALLVIQLFRGAIPSIREFGFGFLSSTEWDPVNDLYGAWPFIYGTLVSSLLALLFAVPLSLGIAIFLSQFAPGWLRAPLGFIVELLAAIPSVVYGLWGIFVLAPFLGETIEPFFSDHFGSIPIFAGPVYGVGLFSAAVVLAIMILPTISAISRESMLNVPRDLKEAAQALGATPWETVRMSVLPLARPGIIGAVILGLGRALGETMAVTMVIGNRPEVSASIFAPAYTIASVIANEFAEVTAGLHMAALIELALILLAITLLLNLLARLLVQQTGARAARGKDKRA; encoded by the coding sequence ATGTCTTTCATAAACAATCAGCGCGATAAATTCCGCCGGGCTCCTCTGCCGGCCCGGGAACGGCTCGGGGATACGCTGTTTAGAATTATTGCTTTCCTGGCGGCGGCAACCATCGTCCTCATCATCGCGCTGCTTGTCATTCAGCTGTTCCGTGGCGCCATTCCGTCCATCCGTGAGTTCGGCTTCGGGTTTTTATCCTCAACGGAATGGGACCCGGTCAACGATCTCTATGGCGCCTGGCCGTTTATCTACGGGACCCTGGTCTCATCGCTGCTGGCGCTGCTGTTCGCGGTGCCGCTGAGCCTGGGGATAGCGATATTCCTCAGCCAGTTCGCGCCAGGATGGCTGCGTGCGCCGCTCGGTTTCATCGTCGAGCTGCTGGCGGCGATCCCCAGCGTGGTCTACGGACTCTGGGGAATCTTCGTGCTGGCGCCGTTTCTGGGCGAGACCATCGAGCCGTTCTTCTCTGATCATTTTGGTTCGATACCGATTTTCGCCGGTCCTGTCTACGGCGTCGGCCTTTTCTCCGCCGCCGTGGTGCTGGCGATCATGATCCTGCCGACGATCTCCGCCATCTCGCGCGAGTCGATGCTCAATGTTCCCCGTGATCTCAAGGAAGCGGCCCAGGCGCTCGGGGCCACTCCCTGGGAGACCGTCCGCATGTCGGTGCTGCCGCTGGCGCGGCCGGGAATCATCGGCGCCGTCATCCTGGGGCTGGGCAGGGCGCTGGGTGAGACCATGGCGGTGACCATGGTCATCGGCAACCGGCCCGAGGTCTCGGCTTCCATTTTCGCGCCCGCCTACACGATAGCCAGTGTCATCGCCAACGAATTCGCCGAGGTCACCGCAGGGCTACACATGGCGGCGCTGATCGAGCTGGCGCTGATCCTGCTGGCGATAACGCTGCTGCTCAACCTGCTGGCCCGGCTGCTGGTGCAGCAGACCGGAGCCCGGGCCGCCAGGGGCAAGGATAAACGGGCATGA
- a CDS encoding response regulator transcription factor codes for MDKHEINNARILVVEDDEAIRETVAFNLKKQGYRFLTAATGLEGLRLLRRERPDLMILDLMLPEMDGWKLCEQAREEGFDLPIIILSARTSEFDKVQGLTMGADDYLTKPFGMSELMARVEAQLRRHRQTVSAAGKPGPLSFNGLTVDPERKEAFGADKPLGLTSKEFAVLYMLARESPQVISREDIYKSVWGYEMLHGDRSVDVFVRRIRKKLARVFPEKTFLQTHYGFGYKFEVRAAGEK; via the coding sequence ATGGATAAACATGAGATCAACAACGCTCGTATCCTGGTCGTCGAAGACGACGAGGCCATCCGCGAGACCGTCGCCTTCAATCTCAAGAAACAGGGTTACCGTTTTCTGACGGCCGCCACCGGCCTCGAGGGCCTGCGACTGTTGCGGCGCGAGCGTCCCGACCTCATGATCCTAGACCTCATGCTTCCCGAGATGGACGGCTGGAAGCTCTGCGAGCAGGCCCGCGAGGAAGGCTTCGACCTGCCCATCATCATCCTCAGCGCCCGCACCAGCGAATTTGACAAGGTGCAGGGTCTGACCATGGGCGCTGATGATTATCTCACCAAGCCCTTCGGGATGAGCGAACTGATGGCGAGGGTAGAGGCGCAACTGCGGCGCCACCGCCAGACGGTGTCGGCGGCGGGGAAACCCGGCCCGCTCTCATTCAACGGGCTGACCGTGGATCCGGAGCGGAAAGAAGCGTTCGGCGCGGACAAGCCGCTCGGGTTGACTTCCAAGGAATTTGCGGTACTTTACATGCTGGCGCGTGAATCGCCGCAGGTCATTTCCCGCGAGGATATCTACAAGTCGGTCTGGGGCTACGAGATGCTGCACGGCGACCGCTCGGTCGACGTCTTCGTCAGGAGGATCAGGAAGAAGCTCGCCCGGGTGTTTCCCGAGAAGACCTTCCTGCAGACGCATTACGGTTTTGGTTACAAGTTCGAAGTCCGCGCCGCCGGCGAGAAGTAG
- a CDS encoding low molecular weight phosphatase family protein — MNETEKTVLFVCTENAGRSQLAEAIFNSMAPPGWQAASAGTRPAASVYPGTIEVLKESGIDAGEKIPRLLTSQLVDAAQIVITMGCGDEGCPLLPVESEDWGLPDLKGKPLEDYRDLREMIFRKVEALVRRLRPSGG; from the coding sequence ATGAACGAAACCGAAAAGACAGTCCTGTTCGTTTGCACCGAGAATGCCGGCAGGAGCCAGCTGGCTGAAGCCATCTTCAATTCCATGGCTCCTCCCGGCTGGCAGGCCGCCAGCGCCGGCACCAGGCCGGCGGCGTCAGTTTATCCCGGCACCATCGAGGTGCTGAAGGAATCCGGGATAGACGCCGGCGAAAAAATCCCCCGCCTTCTGACCTCTCAGCTGGTTGACGCGGCGCAGATTGTTATCACGATGGGGTGCGGCGATGAGGGCTGTCCTCTGCTGCCGGTCGAGTCTGAAGACTGGGGCTTGCCGGACCTGAAGGGTAAGCCTCTTGAAGATTACCGGGATCTGAGAGAAATGATTTTTAGGAAAGTCGAGGCGCTCGTCAGGCGGTTACGCCCGTCAGGCGGCTGA
- the pstA gene encoding phosphate ABC transporter permease PstA yields the protein MNNGFNRRRRNAISGLAYLLCVLATIIALIPLMLILFYVIRQGAPAMNLDFLTQLPKPVGETGGGMGNAIVGSLMLIGIAAVIGLPLGVLAGTYLAEFRSPRLSWTVRLLADILSGVPSIIIGVFVYTLLVLTMKHFSALAGGVALAILMLPTVARTTEEMLRMVPDTLREASLALGISRWRTIVSIIIKTAGGGIMTGIMLALARIAGETAPLLFTALSSRTWPTGLDKPVASLPVQIYTYAISPYEDWHQQAWAGSLVLVIMVLLLSVGSKLYFGRKMRSVR from the coding sequence ATGAATAACGGCTTCAACCGGCGGCGGCGCAACGCCATCAGCGGCTTGGCGTATCTGCTCTGTGTGCTGGCGACGATCATCGCCCTGATCCCGTTGATGCTTATACTTTTTTATGTCATCAGGCAGGGCGCGCCGGCCATGAACCTGGATTTTCTCACCCAGTTGCCCAAGCCGGTCGGAGAGACCGGCGGCGGCATGGGCAACGCCATCGTCGGCTCGCTGATGCTGATCGGCATCGCCGCGGTCATCGGCCTGCCGCTCGGCGTCCTTGCGGGGACTTACCTGGCCGAGTTCAGAAGCCCGCGGCTGAGCTGGACGGTGCGGCTGCTGGCGGATATCCTCAGCGGAGTACCATCGATCATCATCGGCGTTTTTGTCTACACATTGCTCGTGCTCACCATGAAGCATTTCTCCGCCCTGGCCGGTGGCGTGGCCCTGGCGATACTGATGCTGCCCACGGTGGCGCGGACGACCGAGGAGATGCTGCGCATGGTCCCCGATACCCTGCGGGAGGCCTCGCTGGCCCTGGGCATATCACGCTGGCGCACGATCGTCAGTATCATCATCAAGACCGCGGGCGGCGGCATCATGACCGGCATCATGCTGGCCCTGGCCCGCATTGCCGGCGAGACGGCGCCGCTGCTGTTCACGGCGCTGAGCAGCCGCACCTGGCCGACCGGCCTGGACAAGCCGGTGGCCTCTCTCCCGGTGCAGATATATACATATGCCATCTCGCCGTACGAGGACTGGCACCAGCAGGCCTGGGCGGGATCGCTGGTCCTGGTCATCATGGTGCTGCTTTTGAGCGTGGGGTCAAAACTATACTTTGGCAGAAAGATGAGGAGTGTCAGATAA
- a CDS encoding secondary thiamine-phosphate synthase enzyme YjbQ, protein MIEFKVTSSERSQLIDITAEVRLAVNASGVSEGWCLVFVPHTTAAVTINEGADPAVRHDIEDELDKMVPWNGGFAHSEGNSAAHIKTTLVGSSETIPVSAGRLVLGTWQAVYFCEFDGPRNRRVYVKVTAG, encoded by the coding sequence ATGATAGAATTCAAGGTCACATCCAGCGAGCGAAGCCAGCTGATCGACATCACCGCCGAGGTGCGCCTGGCGGTCAACGCCAGCGGCGTCAGCGAGGGCTGGTGCCTGGTGTTCGTTCCCCATACGACGGCTGCCGTCACCATCAACGAAGGCGCCGATCCCGCCGTCCGGCATGACATCGAGGACGAGCTGGACAAGATGGTCCCCTGGAACGGCGGCTTCGCACATTCCGAGGGCAACTCCGCCGCGCATATCAAGACCACGCTGGTGGGCTCTTCCGAGACGATCCCCGTGAGCGCCGGGCGCCTGGTTCTGGGCACCTGGCAGGCGGTCTATTTCTGCGAGTTCGACGGCCCCCGCAACCGGCGGGTGTACGTCAAGGTCACGGCCGGCTGA
- a CDS encoding ATP-binding protein has protein sequence MEFSDISLIAVAAAALIVVAVLAVVLGRLSSERSRIGAELKPDRGESLEAAAGRLAEAAGLAGELLDFKNSFDHLLAHCPLPVLLLDEDLIIKNLSHKAETELDQPRIRRGLLEGLESHELEIAVRQSIESMKPVKMTVRLYASGRRSYHARIFPFQTGDKHMCLVYLQSAASTVEFGELRSQFAATVSHELRTPLAGIRAMAETLKDPKIGPGDRDHFLERIDRETNRLGQLVDEILFLSSLESGATNLEGSSDLLQLTESLMEKLGPQAEQFEVRIKGSVPEGLAVNLPERMASIVISNLLENAIRYSGRGSHVEVNAFREGNQVKLRVSDDGIGIDGEHLPHIFERFYRVDKSRSRRLGGTGLGLSIVKHIVESAGGEIKVSSQEGFGTEFTVLLPESAA, from the coding sequence ATGGAGTTCTCAGACATCTCCCTGATCGCAGTCGCGGCGGCGGCCCTGATCGTCGTAGCGGTGCTGGCTGTCGTGCTGGGGCGGCTCTCTTCCGAGCGCTCCCGCATCGGCGCGGAGCTCAAGCCCGACCGCGGGGAATCTCTTGAAGCCGCCGCGGGCAGGCTTGCCGAAGCGGCGGGGCTGGCCGGTGAGCTGCTTGATTTCAAGAACAGTTTCGACCACCTGCTCGCCCACTGTCCGCTGCCGGTGCTGCTGCTGGACGAAGACCTCATCATCAAAAATCTGAGTCATAAGGCCGAGACCGAGCTCGACCAGCCCCGGATCAGGCGCGGATTGCTGGAAGGGCTCGAAAGCCATGAGCTGGAAATAGCCGTGCGCCAGTCGATCGAGTCGATGAAGCCGGTCAAGATGACGGTCAGGCTCTATGCCTCGGGCAGGCGCTCGTATCACGCCCGGATCTTCCCCTTCCAGACCGGCGACAAGCACATGTGCCTGGTCTATCTGCAGAGCGCCGCCTCCACCGTTGAGTTCGGCGAGCTGAGGTCGCAGTTCGCCGCCACCGTCTCGCACGAGTTGCGCACGCCCCTGGCCGGGATCCGGGCGATGGCGGAGACACTCAAGGACCCGAAAATCGGCCCCGGGGACCGCGACCATTTCCTGGAGCGGATCGACCGCGAGACCAACCGCCTCGGGCAGCTGGTCGACGAGATCCTCTTCCTGTCCTCGCTCGAATCGGGGGCGACCAATCTAGAGGGCAGCTCGGACCTGCTGCAGCTGACCGAGTCGCTGATGGAAAAACTGGGGCCTCAGGCGGAGCAATTCGAAGTCAGGATCAAGGGCAGCGTTCCCGAAGGGCTCGCTGTGAACCTTCCGGAGAGGATGGCGTCGATTGTCATCTCCAACCTTCTGGAAAACGCGATCAGGTACAGCGGCCGCGGCTCTCATGTGGAGGTCAACGCTTTCCGGGAAGGCAATCAGGTGAAGCTGCGGGTGAGCGATGACGGCATCGGCATCGACGGCGAGCACCTGCCGCACATCTTCGAACGTTTCTACCGCGTGGACAAGTCCCGCAGCCGCCGGCTGGGCGGCACCGGCCTGGGCCTTTCGATCGTCAAGCACATCGTCGAGAGCGCCGGCGGAGAAATAAAAGTCAGCAGCCAGGAGGGCTTCGGCACCGAGTTCACCGTGCTGCTGCCTGAATCAGCCGCCTGA
- the pstS gene encoding phosphate ABC transporter substrate-binding protein PstS, translating into MQTTRFSKRLALAAVIIVVVGLVAIAAGCGGSDTGATTGGTGPALNVPTANLTGAGATFPFPIYSKWFDVFSKQYPQATINYQSVGSGAGIQQIIAQTVDFGASDAPMKDDQLAKAPAELLHIPTVAGAVVITYNVDGVPTNLKMTPENLANIFMGKLTKWNDPALKADNPGINFPDEDIVVVHRSDGSGTTNIFTSYLSAVSPDWNSQVGKGTDVKWPVGLGGKGNEGVSGQVSQTKGAIGYVELAYAKQNKRPYALMKNKAGNFVEATVASTTAAVQGAIANIPADFRIALGNPDGKDSYPIAGFTYLLVYKDQKDHDKGQVLVDFIWWALHDGSQYTAALDYVSQPPEMLKKVEDQVRKINYNGQSLAPQ; encoded by the coding sequence TTGCAAACAACAAGATTTAGCAAGCGCCTGGCGCTGGCTGCGGTCATTATCGTCGTGGTCGGGCTGGTGGCAATAGCAGCCGGCTGCGGCGGCAGTGACACTGGCGCCACAACCGGCGGCACGGGACCGGCGCTGAATGTTCCCACCGCCAATCTCACCGGCGCCGGCGCCACTTTCCCGTTTCCCATCTATTCCAAGTGGTTCGACGTCTTCAGCAAGCAGTACCCACAGGCGACCATCAACTACCAGTCGGTCGGCAGCGGCGCGGGCATCCAGCAGATAATCGCCCAGACCGTGGACTTCGGCGCCTCGGACGCGCCGATGAAAGACGATCAGCTGGCAAAGGCGCCGGCGGAGCTGCTGCACATTCCCACCGTGGCCGGAGCGGTCGTCATTACCTACAACGTTGATGGCGTGCCTACCAACCTGAAGATGACGCCGGAGAACCTGGCCAACATATTCATGGGCAAACTCACCAAGTGGAACGATCCCGCGCTGAAGGCCGACAACCCCGGCATCAACTTCCCCGACGAGGATATCGTAGTCGTGCACCGCTCGGACGGCAGCGGCACCACCAATATCTTCACCAGCTACCTCTCGGCGGTGAGCCCGGACTGGAACAGCCAGGTCGGCAAGGGCACCGACGTTAAGTGGCCCGTGGGCCTTGGCGGCAAGGGCAATGAGGGTGTCAGCGGCCAGGTGTCGCAGACCAAGGGGGCCATCGGTTACGTGGAGCTTGCCTACGCCAAGCAGAACAAGCGGCCTTACGCATTGATGAAGAACAAGGCGGGCAACTTCGTCGAGGCCACCGTGGCCAGCACCACAGCCGCGGTTCAGGGAGCAATCGCCAACATACCCGCCGATTTCCGCATAGCGTTGGGCAACCCCGACGGCAAGGACTCCTATCCCATCGCCGGCTTCACCTACCTGCTGGTCTACAAGGACCAGAAAGACCACGACAAGGGTCAGGTCCTGGTGGACTTTATCTGGTGGGCGCTGCACGACGGTTCTCAGTACACCGCGGCTCTCGACTATGTGTCGCAGCCGCCGGAAATGCTCAAGAAAGTGGAAGACCAGGTCCGCAAGATCAACTACAACGGGCAGAGCCTGGCGCCGCAGTAG
- a CDS encoding type I restriction-modification system subunit M gives MPASIIELEKRLWGVADELRANSPLSSWEYSVPVLALLFLRYADAKFTQAEEELIAGAGKGPGSKAGKGSRRKIGKDDYKARGVLFLPKAARFETLLNLPEGADIGEAINAAMEAIESQNEDLKGTLPRNYGRLSNDLLVTLLKTFNSIPMDIEGDAFGKIYEYFLGEFAMSEGKKGGEFFTPTAIVKLIVEVIEPFEGRIFDPACGSGGMFVQSARFVASHKRDPGAEISVYGQEKNAETVRLCKMNMAVHGLSGDIRQANTYYENVHECVGRFDFVMANPPFNVDGVDKDKIKDDPRYQFGIPKPDNANYLWIQEFYSALNDNGRAGFVMANSAADARSSELEIRKQLIKSGAVDVVIAIGSNFFYTVTLPCTLWFFDRGKAGTDRKDKVLFIDARHIYRQLDRAHRDFTGEMIRFIADVVRVYRGETVEKRKAARKAEAAVKEGAAPDWKETFPKSEYRDVPGLCKVATVDDIEAQGWSLNPGRYVGVTERAADDFDFKERLEALNEELELLNVEARELEQRIAENVAKLLEN, from the coding sequence ATGCCCGCGTCCATCATCGAGCTGGAAAAAAGACTCTGGGGCGTCGCCGACGAGCTGAGGGCCAACTCGCCGCTAAGCTCCTGGGAATACTCGGTGCCGGTGCTCGCTCTCCTGTTTCTGCGCTACGCCGATGCCAAATTCACCCAGGCCGAGGAAGAGCTGATAGCCGGCGCCGGTAAAGGCCCGGGGAGTAAAGCCGGCAAGGGCTCGCGCCGCAAGATCGGCAAGGACGATTACAAGGCGCGCGGCGTCCTGTTTCTGCCAAAGGCGGCCCGCTTCGAAACCCTGCTCAACCTCCCCGAGGGCGCCGACATCGGCGAGGCGATCAACGCCGCCATGGAGGCCATCGAGTCGCAGAACGAGGACCTCAAGGGCACCCTCCCCCGCAACTACGGCCGCCTGAGCAACGACCTGCTCGTGACCCTGCTCAAGACCTTCAACTCCATCCCCATGGATATCGAAGGGGACGCCTTCGGCAAGATCTACGAATACTTCCTCGGCGAGTTCGCCATGAGCGAGGGCAAGAAGGGCGGCGAGTTCTTCACACCGACCGCGATCGTGAAGCTGATAGTCGAGGTCATCGAGCCCTTCGAGGGGCGCATCTTCGACCCGGCCTGCGGGTCAGGCGGCATGTTCGTGCAGAGCGCCCGCTTCGTCGCCAGCCACAAGCGCGACCCCGGCGCCGAGATCAGCGTTTACGGGCAGGAGAAGAACGCCGAGACGGTGCGCCTTTGCAAGATGAACATGGCGGTCCACGGCCTCTCCGGCGACATCAGGCAGGCCAACACCTATTACGAGAATGTCCACGAATGCGTGGGCCGGTTCGACTTCGTCATGGCCAATCCGCCGTTCAACGTGGACGGCGTGGACAAGGACAAGATCAAGGACGACCCCCGCTACCAGTTCGGCATACCCAAGCCCGACAACGCCAATTATCTGTGGATACAGGAATTTTACAGCGCCCTGAACGACAACGGCCGCGCCGGCTTCGTCATGGCCAACTCCGCCGCCGACGCCCGCAGCTCGGAGCTGGAGATCAGAAAGCAGCTGATTAAGTCCGGCGCCGTGGACGTGGTCATCGCGATTGGTTCGAACTTCTTTTATACGGTGACGCTGCCGTGCACGCTGTGGTTCTTTGATCGGGGGAAGGCTGGCACGGACAGGAAGGACAAGGTCCTGTTCATTGATGCCCGGCATATATACAGGCAGCTCGACCGGGCGCACCGTGATTTCACGGGGGAGATGATTCGGTTTATTGCTGATGTTGTGCGGGTTTATCGGGGGGAGACGGTGGAGAAGCGGAAGGCTGCCAGGAAGGCGGAAGCCGCTGTCAAAGAAGGGGCGGCGCCTGACTGGAAAGAGACATTTCCGAAGAGCGAGTATCGGGATGTGCCTGGTCTGTGCAAAGTGGCGACCGTCGATGATATTGAAGCTCAGGGTTGGAGCCTTAATCCTGGCCGTTACGTAGGTGTCACTGAAAGGGCAGCGGACGATTTTGATTTTAAAGAGCGGCTGGAGGCATTGAATGAGGAGTTGGAGTTGTTGAATGTTGAAGCGCGGGAGCTGGAGCAACGGATAGCGGAGAATGTAGCGAAGTTATTGGAGAATTAA
- a CDS encoding phosphatase PAP2 family protein, which translates to MESLDKRLFVALRTRFHFQPLEAILTALSIGGNYGFFWVGLALVFWLGGDTRGVLIMIPLTVWLTMIINYGVKSVLRRERPVAAAGSGLEPLVKVPSSSSFPSAHAAMSFAAAIVFTYFHPSLWFLFFGLALIVSWTRVYVGVHYPSDVLAGTAVGVTMGLLGALFLAWA; encoded by the coding sequence ATGGAGAGCCTCGACAAGAGGCTGTTCGTGGCGCTGAGGACGCGGTTTCATTTTCAGCCGCTCGAGGCCATTTTGACCGCGCTCTCGATCGGTGGCAATTACGGTTTCTTCTGGGTCGGCCTGGCGCTGGTCTTCTGGCTCGGCGGCGACACCCGCGGCGTCCTGATCATGATCCCGTTGACAGTATGGTTGACGATGATTATCAATTATGGCGTAAAGTCGGTGCTGCGGCGTGAGCGGCCCGTGGCGGCCGCCGGCAGCGGGCTCGAACCGCTGGTCAAGGTGCCCTCGAGCAGCTCGTTCCCTTCGGCGCACGCGGCGATGTCATTCGCGGCCGCGATCGTCTTCACCTACTTCCATCCGTCGCTCTGGTTTCTGTTTTTCGGCCTGGCCCTGATCGTTTCCTGGACGCGGGTCTACGTCGGCGTCCACTATCCCTCCGACGTGCTGGCGGGCACAGCCGTCGGCGTGACGATGGGACTGCTGGGAGCCCTCTTCCTGGCCTGGGCCTGA